AATATAAAAATAGAGTCTGAAGACAATATAATGTCCCAGACTCCTATTTAGTACTAGTTGAAATCAACTTATTTTTGTTCGTCGAATTTTTTCAAGATGCCTTCTCTTGATAAAATGTTACGTACTGTGTCAGTTGGTTTCGCACCATTTTTTAACCATTTAAGAGCTAACTCTTCGTCGATTTTAACTTCAGGTGCATTTACATTGTTAGGGTTATAAGTACCAACTTGTTCGATGTTACGACCATCACGTGGCGCGCGAGCATCAGCTGCTACAATACGGTAAAATGGGTTTCTTTTAGAACCTAAACGTGTTAAACGTAATTTAACTGCCATAATTATTTCTCTCCTTTAAATCTTTAATGTTTTATTTTTCCACAAGCAATAATATAACAGTTTCCAATTACTTTGTAAAGAGTTTTCTCTTTACCATTTATCAAAATGATGAATTTTTCATAATTCCAAGCTAACGATTACTATGTTTTAAAAATATAGTTTTAATAAAAATTACTCTATAATACGTTTGTCTATCAAAGAATTTTTCTTTAAATTTTTATACTCATTCTATTTTTAAAATATTTTACATAAAACTTTTGAGTGTTCCTTTTTGTCTAGTAATTTAAATATATTAACCCTCTAACTCCATCAATGCACCGAAATATTGTTGGCATGTTGTAAAAGTTATAAATGCTAGTAGTTCACTTATTTCTTCTTCTGTTAAATTTGATTTTAGTTCTTCTATTATATAATTAGGAATATTAATTCCAACTTTTAAATATACTTCTATGAAACCAATACAAATCATCGCCTTATCGTCTATCAAATGTCTTCTCGGTTTGCCTTTTGCTTTACAGTATTTACAGCCATTCTCTTGTGCTAACATTCTTCTCATTTCTTCTTTAAGATCTTGACTTAAATAACCATCTTTTTCTAAAACTTCACTTAATTTTGTCCATTGACTCATTATTTCATTATTATATCCTAATAACTTTTGAAATGGCGTTTCTCCATTTTTTGAATAATTGATTATAGTCATCTAAATACCCCTTTTTAGTTAATATTAATATATTAATATAGGTATTTGAATGTTATATTTAAGATAATTTAACTAACTTATTTATTTTTATAAGGAGAAAATAGTCATGGACCTAACAGATGAAAAAATAATAGAGATTTTAGAAAAAGATAGTAAAGTTTCACTTAATCATATAAGTAAACTGGTAAATTTGTCTACGCCATCAGTTCGCGAAAGAATTAATAAAATGAAAGATTCAGGAATAATTAATAACTATACAATTGATATTAATTATGCAGCTATTGGTTATGAGATTAATATTATTATTGAAGTCATAATAAAAAACAATCTATATAGTGACTTTAAAAAATTTATTAATAAGCAACCTAATGTAGAATTTTGCTATAGAATTTCAGGTGATAGTTGCTTTATTTTCAAAGCACATTTCAAGGACATGCAAACAGTCGAACAATTTATTGATACTCTACAATATTATGGTCACAGTAAAACTCATTTTATATTTTCCCAAACCGTTTAAACTTAAAATCTCTTATAAAAAGGCAATTTCTATTTTTAAATTCAATAGAAATTGCCTTTTAACATTATTTATATTTAATCTGAAATCCACTAAATTAAAATGGTAAGTTCATGCCTTTTAACATATTTTCCATTTGTTGGCGTTTGCCTTTTTTACCTTTGCCGCCACCAGAAAATTGTTTCATCATTTTTTTCATTTCGTTGAATTGTTTCATCAAACGGTTAACTTCTTGCAAACTACGACCTGATCCGGTTGCAATACGTTTTTTGCGTGAAACGTTTAGCGTGTTTGGATCATTTCTTTCGCTTGGCGTCATCGATTGAATAATCGCTTTAATATGATCGATTTGTTTTTCGCTCATATTTAAGTTATCTAGGCCTTTCATTTTATTCATACCCGGTATCATTTTCATAATATCGTCTAAAGGCCCTAGGTTTTTAACTTGATCTAATTGTTCTAAAAAGTCATCTAAAGTAAATGAAGATGAACGCATTTTTTGTTCTAAGTCTTTAGCTTTATCTTGGTCTACGTCTTGTTGTGCTTTTTCAATTAAACTTAAGACGTCACCCATGCCTAGAATTCTTGAAGCCATACGTTCCGGATGGAATGGTTCTAGTCCGTCTAACTTCTCACTCATACCAACGTATTTAATTGGTTTTTGTGTCACAGAACGGATAGATAAAG
The Staphylococcus kloosii genome window above contains:
- the rpsP gene encoding 30S ribosomal protein S16 — encoded protein: MAVKLRLTRLGSKRNPFYRIVAADARAPRDGRNIEQVGTYNPNNVNAPEVKIDEELALKWLKNGAKPTDTVRNILSREGILKKFDEQK
- a CDS encoding alkylhydroperoxidase gives rise to the protein MTIINYSKNGETPFQKLLGYNNEIMSQWTKLSEVLEKDGYLSQDLKEEMRRMLAQENGCKYCKAKGKPRRHLIDDKAMICIGFIEVYLKVGINIPNYIIEELKSNLTEEEISELLAFITFTTCQQYFGALMELEG
- a CDS encoding Lrp/AsnC family transcriptional regulator — encoded protein: MDLTDEKIIEILEKDSKVSLNHISKLVNLSTPSVRERINKMKDSGIINNYTIDINYAAIGYEINIIIEVIIKNNLYSDFKKFINKQPNVEFCYRISGDSCFIFKAHFKDMQTVEQFIDTLQYYGHSKTHFIFSQTV